A stretch of the Melanotaenia boesemani isolate fMelBoe1 chromosome 24, fMelBoe1.pri, whole genome shotgun sequence genome encodes the following:
- the LOC121635930 gene encoding glycoprotein hormone beta-5-like, producing the protein MAAVGPSNHQLLSMSAGDTLHCLCNSTWPWPSCSWSSGLMLSCFLLWMSLQPDSRNHVSAVNLRRFIGCAVREFTFLARKPGCGSLHITTDACWGRCETWEKPVLEPPFIESYQQVCTYNRTRLVTVKLPDCQPHVDPTYTHPVALRCDCGVCLTSTTECITSV; encoded by the exons ATGGCTGCTGTAGGCCCATCCAACCACCAGCTTCTCTCCATGTCTGCTGGAGACACCCTTCACTGTCTCTGCAACTCCACCTGGCCCTGGCCTTCGTGCTCCTG GAGTTCTGGACTGATGCTCAGCTGCTTCCTGCTCTGGATGTCTCTGCAGCCAGATTCCCGTAATCATGTGTCAGCAGTCAACCTGCGGCGTTTCATTGGTTGTGCAGTTCGGGAGTTTACTTTCCTGGCCAGGAAGCCCGGATGCGGCAGCCTGCACATCACCACCGATGCCTGCTGGGGGCGCTGTGAGACCTGGGAG AAACCGGTCCTTGAGCCTCCGTTCATCGAGTCCTACCAGCAGGTTTGTACCTACAACAGGACTCGTCTGGTCACTGTGAAACTACCCGACTGCCAGCCCCATGTGGACCCCACCTACACCCATCCTGTGGCCCTGAGATGTGACTGTGGGGTCTGTCTGACAAGCACCACTGAATGCATAACATCTGTGTGA